Proteins from a genomic interval of Bacteroides sp. AN502(2024):
- a CDS encoding tail fiber protein codes for MDKITGNYLTQGNKDFPLDCETLDALQTNIALVAILGNIAGDKVILRGCDLSQDGTKRSEGYVFVRTAAFPAGEVLRFEGGAVGSGMYVKQEDIPVTAQGYDYPKAYTKRTLAAGVGYENFRWEDFKNVQTSDALNQAIADLKEDLQEEAAKFTPAPLGIVLLWAGKTEPDGYALCDGRQLSTKDYPDLYKALGTTFNNAYSANGTRYTTTSGFFRLPDLRGRFVVGYHDSDNDYKTKGTAGGEKKHALTINEMPNHAHTFKDYYYPEAHDGQNYDTIVTNNNIGSNDTDYDNKHLFYYRHDTEGKGGGAQHENRPPYYVLAYIMRLK; via the coding sequence ATGGATAAAATCACAGGTAATTACCTGACACAGGGAAACAAGGATTTTCCGCTGGACTGTGAGACGCTGGACGCCTTGCAGACCAATATCGCGCTTGTCGCTATATTGGGCAACATCGCCGGCGACAAAGTAATCCTGCGCGGCTGCGACCTTTCACAGGACGGCACAAAGCGTTCCGAGGGTTATGTATTTGTACGGACGGCGGCTTTTCCCGCCGGTGAAGTTTTGCGTTTCGAGGGCGGTGCGGTCGGCAGCGGCATGTATGTGAAACAAGAGGATATACCCGTGACGGCGCAAGGATACGATTATCCGAAAGCCTACACGAAACGGACGCTTGCCGCGGGTGTGGGCTATGAAAATTTCAGATGGGAGGACTTCAAGAATGTGCAGACTTCTGACGCACTTAATCAGGCTATTGCCGACCTGAAAGAAGACCTGCAAGAGGAGGCGGCAAAATTCACCCCCGCACCTTTGGGTATCGTGCTGCTATGGGCGGGAAAAACCGAGCCTGACGGTTACGCCCTTTGTGACGGGCGGCAATTAAGCACAAAGGACTATCCCGACCTGTACAAGGCTTTGGGTACGACCTTTAACAATGCTTACAGTGCCAACGGTACACGGTACACTACGACCAGCGGCTTTTTCCGTCTTCCCGATCTGCGCGGCCGTTTTGTCGTGGGCTACCACGACAGTGATAATGACTACAAGACGAAAGGCACGGCAGGCGGTGAGAAAAAACATGCCCTTACCATCAATGAAATGCCGAACCATGCGCATACGTTCAAGGATTATTATTATCCGGAAGCCCACGACGGCCAGAACTACGACACCATCGTGACGAACAACAATATCGGGTCAAATGATACGGATTATGACAACAAGCATCTGTTCTATTACAGGCATGACACGGAAGGCAAGGGCGGTGGTGCGCAACATGAAAACCGTCCCCCGTATTATGTTCTGGCTTATATCATGCGACTTAAATAA